One window from the genome of Podospora pseudocomata strain CBS 415.72m chromosome 6, whole genome shotgun sequence encodes:
- a CDS encoding hypothetical protein (EggNog:ENOG503PCPN; CAZy:GH7; COG:G), giving the protein MMMKQYLQYLAAGSLMTGLVAGQGVGTQQTETHPRITWKRCTGKANCTTVQAEVVIDSNWRWIHTSGGTNCYDGNAWNTAACSTATDCASKCLMEGAGNYQQTYGASTSGDSLTLKFVTKHEYGTNVGSRFYLMNGASKYQMFTLMNNEFTFDVDLSTVECGLNSALYFVAMEEDGGMRSYPTNKAGAKYGTGYCDAQCARDLKFVGGKANIEGWRESSNDENAGVGPYGGCCAEIDVWESNAHAYAFTPHACENNNYHVCERDTCGGTYSEDRFAGGCDANGCDYNPYRMGNPDFYGKGKTVDTTKKFTVVTRFQDDNLEQFFVQNGQKILAPAPTFDGIPASPNLTPEFCSTQFDVFTDRNRFREVGDFPQLNAALRIPMVLVMSIWADHYANMLWLDSVYPPEKEGEPGAARGPCAQDSGVPSEVKANYPNAKVVWSNIRFGPIGSTVNV; this is encoded by the exons atgatgatgaagcagtATCTTCAGTACCTGGCCGCAGGTTCCCTCATGACCGGCCTCGTCGCCGGTCAGGGCGTCGGCACCCAGCAGACCGAGACTCACCCCCGAATCACCTGGAAGAGGTGCACGGGCAAGGCCAACTGCACGACCGTCCAGGCTGAGGTCGTCATCGACTCCAACTGGCGCTGGATCCACACCTCAGGCGGCACCAACTGCTACGATGGCAACGCCTGGAACACAGCTGCCTGCAGCACCGCCACCGACTGTGCGTCAAAGTGCTTGATGGAGGGTGCCGGCAACTACCAGCAGACCTACGGTGCTTCCACCAGCGGTGACTCCCTCACTCTCAAGTTCGTCACCAAGCACGAATATGGCACCAACGTCGGCTCTCGTTTCTACCTCATGAACGGTGCCTCCAAGTACCAGATGTTCACCCTCATGAACAACGAGTTCACCTTTGACGTCGACCTCTCCACGGTCGAGTGCGGTCTCAACTCGGCCCTGTACTTCGTCgccatggaggaggatggtggcatGCGCAGCTATCCCACCAACAAGGCTGGTGCCAAGTACGGTACTGGT TACTGCGACGCCCAGTGCGCTCGTGATCTCAAGTTCGTCGGTGGCAAGGCCAATATTGAGGGCTGGCGCGAGTCGTCCAACGATGAGAACGCTGGTGTCGGTCCCTATGGCGGTTGCTGCGCCGAGATCGATGTCTG GGAGTCCAATGCCCACGCCTACGCCTTCACCCCCCACGCCTGCGAGAACAACAACTACCACGTTTGCGAGCGTGACACCTGCGGTGGTACCTACTCCGAGGACCGGTTCGCTGGTGGCTGCGACGCCAACGGCTGCGACTACAACCCCTACCGCATGGGCAACCCCGACTTCtacggcaagggcaagaccgTCGACACTACCAAGAAGTTCACCGTCGTCACCCGCTTCCAGGATGACAACCTTGAGCAATTCTTCGTCCAGAACGGCCAAAAGATCCtcgctcccgctcccaccTTTGACGGcatcccagccagccccaacctcacccctgAGTTCTGCTCGACTCAGTTTGATGTCTTCACGGACCGCAACCGCTTCCGTGAGGTCGGTGACTTCCCCCAGCTCAACGCTGCCCTCCGCATCCCCATGGTCCTCGTCATGTCCATCTGGGCCGATCACTACGCCAACATGCTCTGGCTCGACTCCGTCTACCCCCctgagaaggagggcgagCCCGGTGCTGCCCGTGGCCCTTGCGCCCAAGACTCCGGTGTTCCCTCCGAGGTCAAGGCCAACTACCCCAACGC CAAGGTTGTCTGGTCCAACATCCGCTTCGGCCCCATCGGCTCCACCGTCAATGTGTAA